A genome region from Thalassotalea euphylliae includes the following:
- a CDS encoding HD domain-containing phosphohydrolase, whose protein sequence is MDKFIFKDEPRENNGLATAKADKYWRILIVDDDESVHQVTNLVLAGAEIEGRKLQLISAYSSEQARKLLKDDDSFALAFVDVVMETDHAGLELVEWIRNELKNQAIRLILRTGQAGSAPEAKVIKDFDINDYKEKTDFTSGKMITSVYAGIRAYRDIMTIQRSLDGFKQLITATHDLLKINQIRSFGSAALQHLLSLMNVESSALYIARNHIDFDQSASNMIIACTGKYISESDSLESSAIDEPIKALISETFARKTHYSDDQCFIGYYETGESGNSAASVLYIEFEQDAEHFKTNLAELYVTNVALILEGLTQRHEIERTQTEMLYLVGEAIETRNHHIGSHAQRVSLLSALFAQKLGLSERFVSAIKIAAPLHDIGKVAIPDHILNKPDKLTEEEWRVMKTHATLGSEILARSKASISQLGARIAHYQHENWDGSGYPEGLQGEEIPVEARIAAIANVFDTLGNDRCYSKKWQMDEIKDHIAAQRGLQFEPRLVDILFANFEEFAAIRQQFPETE, encoded by the coding sequence ATGGATAAGTTTATATTTAAGGATGAACCGAGAGAAAATAATGGATTAGCAACGGCAAAGGCCGATAAATATTGGCGCATCCTTATTGTTGATGATGATGAGTCGGTGCATCAAGTCACTAATCTCGTCCTTGCAGGCGCAGAAATTGAAGGGCGTAAATTACAACTTATCTCCGCTTATTCCAGTGAACAAGCACGAAAACTGCTCAAAGACGATGATAGTTTTGCCTTAGCCTTTGTTGATGTTGTAATGGAAACAGACCATGCTGGGCTTGAATTGGTGGAATGGATTCGCAATGAACTGAAAAACCAAGCAATACGCCTTATTTTACGTACAGGTCAAGCGGGTAGTGCACCAGAAGCTAAAGTTATTAAAGACTTTGATATTAACGATTACAAAGAAAAAACCGACTTTACCTCAGGTAAAATGATCACTAGCGTATATGCTGGTATTCGCGCCTACCGCGACATTATGACCATTCAACGCAGTTTGGATGGTTTTAAACAATTAATTACTGCCACTCACGACTTACTGAAAATTAACCAAATTCGCTCATTTGGCTCCGCTGCCTTGCAACATTTGCTATCGCTAATGAATGTTGAAAGTTCAGCACTTTATATTGCCCGAAATCATATCGACTTTGATCAATCGGCATCCAATATGATTATCGCGTGCACGGGTAAGTACATTAGCGAGTCTGACAGTTTGGAAAGTTCGGCAATTGATGAGCCTATTAAAGCCTTAATTAGTGAGACCTTCGCGAGGAAAACGCATTATAGTGATGATCAGTGTTTTATTGGCTATTACGAAACAGGCGAGTCGGGTAACAGTGCCGCCAGTGTGCTTTACATCGAGTTTGAACAAGATGCCGAACACTTTAAAACCAATCTTGCGGAGCTCTACGTTACAAATGTTGCACTGATTCTCGAAGGTTTAACGCAGCGCCACGAAATAGAACGAACCCAAACTGAAATGTTGTATTTGGTTGGTGAAGCAATTGAAACTCGCAACCACCATATTGGTAGCCATGCCCAACGGGTTAGCTTGCTGAGTGCTTTGTTTGCACAGAAGCTCGGCTTATCAGAGCGCTTTGTGAGTGCTATTAAAATTGCTGCACCATTACATGATATTGGTAAGGTAGCCATACCTGATCATATCTTAAACAAGCCAGATAAGCTGACTGAGGAAGAGTGGCGGGTAATGAAAACTCATGCCACGTTGGGCAGTGAAATATTGGCGCGTTCGAAAGCTAGTATTTCTCAGCTTGGCGCTCGTATTGCACACTATCAGCACGAAAACTGGGACGGCTCAGGCTACCCTGAAGGCTTGCAAGGGGAAGAAATTCCAGTTGAGGCACGTATTGCCGCAATAGCTAACGTTTTTGATACCTTAGGCAATGATCGTTGTTACAGTAAAAAGTGGCAAATGGATGAAATTAAAGATCACATTGCAGCACAACGTGGTCTTCAATTTGAACCTAGGTTGGTAGATATTCTGTTTGCTAATTTTGAAGAATTCGCTGCGATTCGTCAGCAATTTCCAGAAACAGAGTAA